The DNA sequence AAATGGTTCGCTTGGCCGAGGCCATTGCCGATGTCGAGTACGCCATTGCAACCCATGAGAATTTTAAAAAGTGGTTTGGAAAGTGGCTCAAGTTGCACATCATAATCTCGTTCATTTTGTACGGACTGTTGGCTCTACACGTGTACTTCGCGATCTATTTTGGTCTGAGGTGGTTTAGGTAAGCATCATCTTTAACTGACATGTCCCAGGAGAAAAACCATGAACACGACACTTCGACTTAATCAATTTGTGACCGGCTTCTTTATTGCGACGATTCTGACCGTGGGGTCCGCTGGTTCATTCGGTAAAGAACCGACGGCTGTAACCGCGGAGTCCATCGTTGAACTTTTGCAGAAGCGTCAACTCGTACTTTCGCAACTTGTAAGAGTACAAACAGAAGCTTATCGCAACGGAGAAACTGGTATAGAGTCTGTTGTACAGGCGCGTCAGCAACTTCTGCTGGTGAAACTCGAACTCGCCACTAGTCATGAAGAGCGGATCAAGCTGCTGGAGAGATCTATTAAGTTGGCGAGTGAGTTGGAGAAACTTGCCGAGGCGAAACATAAATCCGGGAATGGTTCCGCGGCAGATATTCTGAGCAGTCAGTCAGATCGCCTGAAAGTGGAAATCAGACTCGTACGTGAGCGACAGAAGAAAAAGCAGGGCTGAAATGACACATGAAAAGCAAATGGATCTACATTGTTGCAAGCATTTTGTTCGTCGTTCTGTGGATCATGACGTCGAGCGAATCTGCGCTGAAACAACCCGCAACCTGGCAACGCTTGGCCGAACCCGGCCAATTGTCGGCCGCTCATGCGCATTTGGAAAACAATTGCGCCGCATGCCACACATCGGTCACCGGCATCGAGACGTCGAAATGCATCGTCTGCCATGCCAACAACGAGTCTCTTTTGCAACGGCAACCGACGTCGTTCCATGGCAGTATCAGTAGCTGCAAAGAGTGCCACTTGGAACATCAAGGCCGAGGAAAACGTGCGACAAGTATGGACCACGTGATGCTGGCCAAGATAGGTATGCGCCAATTGAAGGATGATGATGTAAACAACAAATTGCTGACTTGGTCGAAGTTATGGGTGCCACCGCACGCCAACATAACGCCAGACGAAGTGGCCCTCAATTGTGCCACCTGCCACTCAAACGATGACCGCCATTTCCAACTCTTCGGCCAAGACTGTGCTCAATGCCACGCTACGGACAAGTGGATGATTGCCGAATTCCGACACCCATCCCCCAATTCAATGGACTGCGCGCAATGTCACCAGGCACCGCCCAGTCACTACATGATGCACTTCAAAATGATTTCAGCCCGCGTTGCTGGTCGGCCACACGCTCGTGTTGATCAATGTTTCCAGTGCCACCAGACAACATCTTGGAACGACATCCTTGGGGCTGGCTGGTACAAACACCATTAGCATCGTAATGGTTTATCGGCAAGGAAGGCAAAATCAAATGAATCATACATTCGACCGAGATCCATCAACCAAAATGGTTACCGAGATAACCGCTCGAAGAGAAGAAGCGCTATCGCATAATGAGAAACCTGACAACCAAGGAAAATTAACAGAACGGCATCATGATCGGCTGAAGTGTATCGTGCCGGTTCATACACTGAGCGGTGTTATTCTGGGAATTTTGATTTTGCATCCCGTGACAATGGTCATCTATTGTTTCGAATTTCATCCGGAACTTACGGATGTCCGCAAGCGACTGAAAGGTTCGCCTCAGAAAGTAAGACGCGCAGAAATTCTGCTGAAGGCAGATGTGCGGGGACCAAACTGGACAGACAAGAAGATTGCTGAAGCGTTTTCATGTCGCGTTCAGACCATTGAAAATCTCCGCAAACGGCTCGTCGTCGATGGATTTGAGATTGCCTTAAATGGCAAGACTCGGGAGTCACCACCGAGACAGAAAGTTCTTGTCGGCAAACAGGAAGCGCGGGTGATTGCCATGCGTCTGGGGAAACCGTCAAAAGGATATGTAAACTGGTCGCTTCGGCTGCTGGCAGAACGGGTAGTGGAACTGGGACTGGTCGAATCGATCAGTCACGAAACAATTCGTCAAACGCTTAAAAAAACGGTA is a window from the Gimesia benthica genome containing:
- a CDS encoding TolC family protein, which translates into the protein MNTTLRLNQFVTGFFIATILTVGSAGSFGKEPTAVTAESIVELLQKRQLVLSQLVRVQTEAYRNGETGIESVVQARQQLLLVKLELATSHEERIKLLERSIKLASELEKLAEAKHKSGNGSAADILSSQSDRLKVEIRLVRERQKKKQG
- a CDS encoding cytochrome c3 family protein, with amino-acid sequence MKSKWIYIVASILFVVLWIMTSSESALKQPATWQRLAEPGQLSAAHAHLENNCAACHTSVTGIETSKCIVCHANNESLLQRQPTSFHGSISSCKECHLEHQGRGKRATSMDHVMLAKIGMRQLKDDDVNNKLLTWSKLWVPPHANITPDEVALNCATCHSNDDRHFQLFGQDCAQCHATDKWMIAEFRHPSPNSMDCAQCHQAPPSHYMMHFKMISARVAGRPHARVDQCFQCHQTTSWNDILGAGWYKHH
- a CDS encoding helix-turn-helix domain-containing protein is translated as MGLAGTNTISIVMVYRQGRQNQMNHTFDRDPSTKMVTEITARREEALSHNEKPDNQGKLTERHHDRLKCIVPVHTLSGVILGILILHPVTMVIYCFEFHPELTDVRKRLKGSPQKVRRAEILLKADVRGPNWTDKKIAEAFSCRVQTIENLRKRLVVDGFEIALNGKTRESPPRQKVLVGKQEARVIAMRLGKPSKGYVNWSLRLLAERVVELGLVESISHETIRQTLKKTV